A region of Streptomyces sp. NBC_01264 DNA encodes the following proteins:
- a CDS encoding DNA polymerase III subunit alpha gives MFAHLHVASGYSVRYGAALPGRLVERAAEQGLRELALTDRDTVAGAVRFAQVCAKAGIRPLFGADLAVPALGPAPGPGGAAPSKGRTPVRGGAFVADSAPRVTLLARDATGWANLCALITAGWAARQRAGGGQPIVPWPEIQRHAEGLTVLLGPASEPVRALADGRLDRAAELLAPWREAFGQHLRLEAVHHRRTGTGPGSLRLAARTVGLAADLDLLAVLTNAVRYATPEQAPVADVLDSARLLTPIQPGRTCNGERWLKGAAEMGELAEEVARAAGQENGGAVHLLATTTRTASECRLDPYADLGIGRVHFPEEHVIGLAPGTSARTLRERCEAAMIRHGYDRSATMRTRLEEELRVLNTLGWPSYALTVAQVVDDIREMGVRVQARGSGAGSLVVHLLGISFANPLEHGLLMERFVNLRRGTLPDIDIDVESARRLDVYRRIMDRFGTERVCTLSMPETYRVRWAIRDAGLALGLPPDEVGRLAKAFPHIAARSARTALRELPELRQVAAHADRYGRLWDLVEGLDALPRGTAMHPCGVILSDATLLGRTPVVPTATEGFPATVFDKEDVEKDGLGLLKLDVLGVRMQSSMAYAVREIERTTGERIDLDDRTQVPLDDPAAYELLREGESLGVFQLESPGQKDLLGRLQPETFADLVAEISLFRPGPVQADMIRPFLLGRHGKKPVTYPHRDLERWLSSTYGVVIYNEQVAGLFATMTRSDLAMGEEARRALAQPERLPKLKTWYEQSATAAGYRPAVIDAVWRMLENMGAYGFAKAHATAFALPTLQSAWLKAHYAAPFYAGLLEHDPGMYPKRLVLSDARRRGVPILPLDVQHSATGYRTERLPDGRLGLRVSLADVRGITDEQAARIEAGRPYTDLADFWARARPSHPVADRLARTGALATLAPGTGRRDLLLQIEELHRHQRTSTGAGQLTLPPGAAGSYPGPSGLPVMTPSEELDAELEVIGMDASRHLMEPLHPLLAELGVTPSHQLGGRPAGETVLVAGAKVAIQTPPMRSGRRTIFVSLDDGSPAGQIDLTFFDDTHEQAAYPLFHHFLLLARGTVSRRGKSVTVIGTHAWNLQDVADAHRDGGTAAVRTLLAGEPEPPSYSDGDGGGDTDGGGPAARPASGGRRGSGSGRLWHASQGSAG, from the coding sequence GTGTTCGCGCATCTGCATGTCGCCTCCGGCTACTCCGTGCGCTACGGTGCGGCGCTGCCCGGGCGGCTGGTCGAGCGGGCGGCCGAGCAGGGGCTGCGGGAGCTGGCGCTGACCGACAGGGACACGGTGGCCGGGGCGGTCCGGTTCGCGCAGGTCTGCGCGAAGGCCGGGATCCGGCCGCTGTTCGGTGCGGACCTCGCGGTCCCGGCCCTCGGTCCGGCCCCCGGTCCGGGCGGCGCGGCGCCCTCGAAGGGCCGTACTCCGGTCCGGGGCGGTGCCTTCGTCGCCGACTCCGCGCCGCGGGTCACCCTGCTGGCCCGCGATGCCACCGGCTGGGCCAATCTGTGCGCGCTGATCACCGCCGGCTGGGCCGCCCGGCAGCGGGCCGGCGGCGGACAGCCGATCGTCCCCTGGCCGGAGATCCAGCGGCACGCCGAGGGGCTGACCGTCCTGCTGGGCCCGGCGTCCGAGCCGGTACGGGCACTCGCCGACGGCCGCCTCGACCGGGCGGCCGAGCTGCTCGCGCCGTGGCGGGAGGCGTTCGGGCAGCACCTCCGGCTGGAGGCCGTGCACCACCGCCGCACCGGCACGGGACCGGGCTCGCTGCGGCTGGCCGCCCGTACCGTCGGACTGGCCGCCGACCTCGACCTGCTCGCGGTCCTGACCAACGCGGTCCGCTACGCGACCCCGGAGCAGGCGCCGGTCGCCGACGTACTGGACTCGGCCCGGCTGCTCACACCCATCCAGCCCGGCCGCACCTGCAACGGCGAGCGGTGGCTGAAGGGCGCCGCCGAGATGGGCGAGCTCGCCGAGGAAGTGGCCCGGGCCGCCGGACAGGAGAACGGCGGGGCCGTACACCTGCTGGCCACCACCACCCGCACCGCGTCCGAGTGCCGCCTCGACCCGTACGCCGACCTCGGGATCGGCCGCGTCCACTTCCCCGAGGAACACGTCATCGGCCTGGCCCCCGGCACCTCCGCCCGGACCCTGCGCGAGCGGTGCGAGGCGGCGATGATCCGCCACGGCTACGACCGCTCCGCCACCATGCGGACCCGGCTGGAAGAGGAGCTCCGGGTGCTGAACACGCTCGGCTGGCCCTCGTACGCCCTCACCGTCGCCCAAGTCGTCGACGACATCCGGGAGATGGGGGTCCGGGTGCAGGCCCGGGGCTCCGGCGCCGGATCGCTGGTGGTGCACCTGCTCGGGATCTCCTTCGCCAACCCGCTGGAACACGGGCTGCTCATGGAGCGGTTCGTCAACCTGCGCCGCGGCACGCTGCCGGACATCGACATCGACGTGGAGTCCGCCCGGCGCCTGGACGTGTACCGCCGGATCATGGACCGGTTCGGCACCGAGCGGGTCTGCACCCTCAGCATGCCGGAGACCTACCGGGTGCGGTGGGCGATCCGCGACGCCGGCCTGGCCCTCGGCCTGCCCCCGGACGAGGTCGGACGCCTGGCCAAGGCGTTCCCGCACATCGCCGCCCGCTCGGCCCGCACCGCACTGCGCGAACTCCCGGAACTGCGGCAGGTCGCCGCCCATGCCGACCGGTACGGGCGGCTGTGGGACCTCGTCGAAGGCCTCGACGCGCTCCCGCGCGGCACCGCGATGCACCCCTGCGGCGTCATCCTCTCCGACGCCACCCTCCTGGGGCGCACTCCCGTCGTCCCGACGGCCACCGAAGGCTTCCCCGCCACCGTCTTCGACAAGGAGGACGTCGAGAAGGACGGCCTCGGCCTGCTCAAGCTCGACGTCCTGGGCGTCCGGATGCAGAGCTCCATGGCGTACGCGGTCCGCGAGATCGAACGCACCACCGGCGAGCGGATCGACCTGGACGACCGCACTCAGGTGCCGCTGGATGACCCGGCCGCCTACGAGCTGCTGCGCGAAGGCGAGTCCCTGGGCGTCTTCCAGCTGGAGTCCCCCGGCCAGAAAGACCTCCTCGGCCGGCTCCAGCCGGAGACCTTCGCCGATCTGGTCGCCGAGATCTCGTTGTTCCGCCCGGGCCCGGTCCAGGCGGACATGATCCGCCCGTTCCTCCTCGGCCGGCACGGCAAGAAGCCCGTCACCTATCCCCACCGGGACCTGGAGCGGTGGCTGAGCTCCACCTACGGGGTGGTCATCTACAACGAGCAGGTGGCGGGCCTGTTCGCCACCATGACCCGGAGCGACCTGGCCATGGGCGAGGAGGCCCGGCGCGCCCTGGCCCAGCCGGAGCGCCTGCCGAAGCTCAAGACCTGGTACGAGCAGAGCGCCACCGCGGCCGGCTACCGGCCGGCGGTGATCGACGCGGTGTGGCGGATGCTGGAGAACATGGGGGCCTACGGCTTCGCGAAGGCGCACGCGACGGCCTTCGCGCTGCCCACCCTGCAGTCGGCCTGGCTGAAGGCGCACTACGCGGCGCCGTTCTACGCCGGGCTGCTGGAGCACGACCCGGGCATGTACCCGAAGCGACTGGTGCTGTCCGACGCCCGGCGCCGCGGCGTCCCGATCCTCCCGCTGGACGTCCAGCACTCCGCCACCGGTTACCGCACCGAGCGGCTCCCGGACGGCAGGCTGGGCCTGCGGGTCTCGCTGGCCGACGTCCGCGGCATCACCGACGAGCAGGCGGCCCGGATCGAAGCGGGCCGTCCGTACACGGACCTCGCCGACTTCTGGGCCCGGGCCCGGCCCTCCCACCCGGTGGCCGACCGCCTGGCGCGGACCGGAGCCCTCGCCACCCTCGCCCCCGGAACCGGCCGCCGTGACCTGCTCCTGCAGATCGAGGAACTCCACCGCCACCAGCGGACTTCCACGGGAGCCGGTCAGCTCACCCTCCCCCCGGGCGCCGCGGGCTCGTACCCCGGGCCGAGCGGTCTGCCGGTGATGACGCCGAGCGAGGAACTGGACGCCGAGCTGGAGGTCATCGGCATGGATGCCTCCCGGCACCTGATGGAACCGCTGCACCCGCTGCTGGCCGAGCTCGGCGTCACCCCCTCCCACCAGCTGGGCGGCCGGCCGGCCGGTGAGACCGTGCTGGTCGCCGGGGCGAAGGTCGCCATCCAGACGCCGCCCATGCGCTCCGGACGGCGCACCATCTTCGTCTCGCTGGACGACGGCAGTCCGGCCGGCCAGATCGACCTCACCTTCTTCGACGACACCCACGAGCAGGCCGCGTACCCGCTGTTCCACCACTTCCTGCTCCTCGCGCGCGGCACCGTCTCCCGCCGCGGCAAGTCCGTCACCGTCATCGGCACCCACGCCTGGAACCTTCAGGACGTCGCCGACGCCCACCGGGACGGCGGGACCGCCGCCGTCCGTACGCTGCTCGCCGGCGAGCCCGAGCCCCCGTCGTACTCCGACGGCGATGGCGGCGGCGACACCGACGGCGGCGGCCCGGCGGCCCGGCCGGCTTCCGGCGGGCGGCGCGGCAGCGGTTCCGGGCGGCTGTGGCACGCCAGCCAGGGGAGCGCCGGATGA